The Arachis ipaensis cultivar K30076 chromosome B07, Araip1.1, whole genome shotgun sequence genomic interval CCTTTTTTACACAACACGCACACATTATCATTCTGCTGTAGGATTCTCAGTCTACTTAGCCGATCCTTTGTGTTGACCCTGCCTATCAATACAAACCAAACGAACAACTCAACCCGCGATGGGACTAGACCTTTCTAAATTTTCTTCGTGAAAGTATAGCTCACAAGCTTCTCATTCATGGTCTCTTCTTGCAAaatctgcacaaatgagttaATAAAATAAACTCCTTCCTTACCAAATTTTCACACCACTCTGTCTTATACATCTGCAACTAATCTAACAGATTGCAAGATGTGAAGCAGCTGATCTAAAATATCAGTCTTTCATTGACAGAATTCCCTCCTCCATTGAAAGTGCCAAACCCACTCGATTCTCACACATTAAATTTCTGTCCCTTAACAGATTGCATTCGATTCTCACACATTATAACACCTTAAATTTCTGTCCCTTAACGTATGTTTTTATAAAGTTTTCTTAACTTTATATATTTTAAGTAAATTCAGTCTGGTAATTAcacatttaaattatttttaatcacCACTATccaaatattatcatttttttgtAATTATACGTTAAAAATTAGTTTTGATCACTATACTATCCAAATACTATTATACATTTATCGTTTAGGTGTTTTTTTTCCCGAGAAAAAAAacagaagtaaaaaaaaaaatagaaaactacCACTTTAGCTTTTTTCAAAGAGAGAATAATTTAAAAGATAGATAACTATCGCTTTAATTttggtttaaattaaaaaaagacaTGAACTTTTAAAAAGGATTACAATTTTATTACgatgaattcaaaattaatttggattgaaagataaaaattttaagaagTTTGGGTGaatatgattttaattttataattaatcacATTTAGCATCATTTCACAATCCTGCAAGACCacttaaaaagaaagaaaaaggcaCAAAATTCATGTTCATGGCTCAATTGCAGATCAAAATTCTGCCCTGTAAAGTGTAAACTACaatcaaagaaaaggaaattTAACAGGTAAGCCATGACAAAAAAACCATATTATTTAATACATTGCTAACTTAAACTTTGGAGTGTCTTACAAATTATTGTCACGACTTAATTCTAGCATTTTTGAAGTTAGGAATTAGAATCTCTAACTTTTCCGATCTCTCAAGCTCGTATCCTTGACAAAGGTATGAACAAAACTTGTTAGGAAGTCAGTGAAAATGAGTTAAATCAGGTTAAATTCAAAATTATCTCATGAAAATTGAGTTTTAGTACTCTATTCatgatataatttataatttaaaattatatattattaaaaattaaaagtacaaaatatataatatgtgtattaatataatataattatataataaaatgaaCTTATTCAATCTCAAATTTAACTAATTTAACATATGAATTCAAATTGAAATTCAAATATGAGCTCAACTTATTTTGAGAAATTGAGCAACTTATTTGAGTCACTTCTAAATTCCAACCGTAATGatataattatcttttagccctGCAGCGAGTCAACAGAGGCGGTTGGACAATATTCAATTTAAATTGACACTTTTTCTTAAAGCCAAAGAGCTATGACCATCCATGACCACTATATCAAATTATTAAACTTGTCAAATGATGATGCAAGCAGAGACGTATTCTAGATCTTGCACCATATATATATGATTAATACTTATTTACAAGCACCATATATCATCAACaaactaattattattattaattaattaattccgaTCTTCATATTCGAAATGTCTTCAACAACGCAAGTAGCGATCCCAAATGTTGTCCTGCAATCATCCTTCAGCATGCCGGTCATAGGCTTTGGAACTGCCGCCTTCGAAACCGATGACGGCGACGTCCACAAACAGgcagtgattgaggccatcaagcTCGGTTACAGGCACTTCGACACTGCTTCTATATATGGCTCCGAACAGGCTCTGGGAGAAGCCATTGCTGAAGCTCTTAAACTTGGTCTCATAAGCTCCAGGGATGAACTTTTCATCACTTCCAAGCTATGGTTATCTGATAACCATCCCGATCTTGTTCTTCCTGCTCTACGCAAATCACTTCAGTAAGACCTACTTAATTACTTTAATTAAGTTCAATAATACGAATGAATAACTTATGGACTTGTTGTAATTCATATGCAGGAATCTTGGATTAGAATACTTAGATCTCTACTTGATTCATTGGCCAATGAGTGCCAAGCCCGGATTATTTAAAGCCTCTTATGATGACGAAAATGACTTGGTGCCATTTGACTTAAAGGGAGTCTGGACTTCACTGGAACAATGTCACAAATTAGGTCTTGCAAAATCAATTGGAGTCAGCAATTTTTCTATCAACAAACTTGAACATCTCCTTTCTTTCGCTACAATTCCTCCTGCAGTTAACCAAGTATATATTTTCtccataaaatttttaatttatatgtatttatatttatattaacatATGTTGGATCACTATACACAACAGGTTGAGATGAATGCTTCTTGGCAACAAAAGAATCTAACAGAATATTGCAAAGCCAAGAGTATAATTGTAACTGCATATTCTCCTTTGGGAGCCAAAGGAACCTCTTGGGGCAGTAACGATGTTATGGATAGTGAATTGCTTAAAGAGGTGGCACAAGCTCATGGAAAAACTGTTGCTCAGGTAGAATAAAAAATCCAAGCTATGAATCAATTCTACATATAACGCTCCATTAATTATGTAattcttttgaatttgttatagGTGAGTCTTAGATGGTTGTACGAGCAGGGCGTGACCTTTGCTGTGAAGAGCTACAACAAGGAGAGAATGAAAGAAAACTTAGAAATATTTGATTTTTCACTTACAAATGATGACTATCAAAAGATTAATCAAATCAAACAGACGCGCAAGTCAGTTAACAATCCAACTACCTTTGTTGTTGCTGACCTATTTGATGGAGAAAATTAGATATTTATTCACAAGAAGGCATCTTGTTTTAGTTTGTCTTTGatgtcttttaattttctttaagttTCGGTATTTTTATTGTTACAATAAATCTACCATCTCATCCAATTTCAAAGGCTTGTACTAGTTTGGGGATGATgctttattagtttttgttgtaCTTGTGAGATTAAATAACTGaaattgaaataattattttgatgattttaTCTGCTTTTGCCTTTGCATTGAGGGTCAATTACTCAAATAT includes:
- the LOC107608427 gene encoding NAD(P)H-dependent 6'-deoxychalcone synthase isoform X1, with translation MSSTTQVAIPNVVLQSSFSMPVIGFGTAAFETDDGDVHKQAVIEAIKLGYRHFDTASIYGSEQALGEAIAEALKLGLISSRDELFITSKLWLSDNHPDLVLPALRKSLQNLGLEYLDLYLIHWPMSAKPGLFKASYDDENDLVPFDLKGVWTSLEQCHKLGLAKSIGVSNFSINKLEHLLSFATIPPAVNQVEMNASWQQKNLTEYCKAKSIIVTAYSPLGAKGTSWGSNDVMDSELLKEVAQAHGKTVAQVSLRWLYEQGVTFAVKSYNKERMKENLEIFDFSLTNDDYQKINQIKQTRKSVNNPTTFVVADLFDGEN
- the LOC107608427 gene encoding NAD(P)H-dependent 6'-deoxychalcone synthase isoform X2, giving the protein MSSTTQVAIPNVVLQSSFSMPVIGFGTAAFETDDGDVHKQAVIEAIKLGYRHFDTASIYGSEQALGEAIAEALKLGLISSRDELFITSKLWLSDNHPDLVLPALRKSLQNLGLEYLDLYLIHWPMSAKPGLFKASYDDENDLVPFDLKGVWTSLEQCHKLGLAKSIGVSNFSINKLEHLLSFATIPPAVNQVSLRWLYEQGVTFAVKSYNKERMKENLEIFDFSLTNDDYQKINQIKQTRKSVNNPTTFVVADLFDGEN